One segment of Marvinbryantia formatexigens DSM 14469 DNA contains the following:
- a CDS encoding DEAD/DEAH box helicase family protein: MKTNFDYLKKDSKFSGFADVAISAEKIILMDPEASILNSRRAMEFAIKWMYSVDSDLEMPYQDNLQSLMNAEEYRHIVGPDLWKRMDYIRRCGNNAAHSNKKLGKDEAMLCLENLFIYLDFIAYCYSDQYEEHSFDKTLITSRIEKARESKDAAIAVKTELAKEQEKSARQELDLQKLIAENASLKEELSSRRQEQQQTYVPKPLDLSEYKTRKLYIDSMLTDAGWVEGRDWRNEVELSGMPNQSEVGFADYVLYDDMHRPLAIVEAKRTCVDVSKGRQQAKLYADLLEQKYKRRPVVFLTNGFETHIIDGQYPERKCSAIYSKRDLEKWFNLMMTRTSLKHVVVNKNIAGRYYQESAIKAVCSSFGEKNRRKALLVMATGSGKTRTVIALCDCLLKAGWIRNILFLADRNSLVTQAKRSFVNMLPNLSCTNLVEEKDNYNAHCVFSTYQTMMNCIDTTCDDKGKLFTCGHFDLVICDEAHRSIYNKYRDIFAYFDAPLIGLTATPKDEIDKNTYEVFELENGVPTYGYDLAQAVKDGYLVDYVSVESELKFIEQGIVYDELSEEDKQTYEETFTDEHGNLPESISSSALNTWIFNEDTIKKVLHILMTEGIKIDYGQKLGKTIIFAKNHDHAEKILEVFHKEYPHLTDYAKVIDNYMTYAQSAIDEFSDPKKMPQIAISVDMLDTGIDVPEVLNLVFFKKVMSKAKFWQMIGRGTRLCPGLIDGEDKQKFYIFDFCKNFEFFRMNKGKATANMIALQGAIFNLKFEISYKLQDIEYQTDRLIAYRDALVQQMSEKVQELPRDNFAVRQHLKYVDMYSSESNYNALTYEDTLIVREEVAPLMLPDEDEASAVRFDALMYGIELAYLVGKRYSKARSDLHKKVAGIASVANIPEIQAQSDLINKILNTDYVDNAGINEFEEIREKLRNLMKYIPSGTSKYVTNFTDELLSTEWKESELENDELNNYKAKAEYYIRQHQDNIAIAKLKTNQPLTSTDVETLEEVLWHEVGTKQDYENEFGTKPLGEFVREIVGLDMNAAKEAFSEYLTNTSLDSRQIYFVNQIVEYIVHNGMMKDLSVLQESPFTDRGSVVEIFTDLNVWMGIKKVIDTINANAAA; the protein is encoded by the coding sequence ATGAAGACCAATTTTGACTACCTAAAGAAAGATTCAAAATTTTCGGGATTTGCAGATGTAGCCATATCAGCAGAGAAGATTATTCTTATGGACCCGGAGGCCAGTATTCTCAATAGCCGCCGGGCAATGGAGTTTGCGATTAAATGGATGTATTCAGTGGATTCTGATCTTGAAATGCCGTATCAGGATAATCTGCAAAGTCTTATGAATGCAGAGGAATACAGGCATATTGTGGGTCCGGATTTGTGGAAACGCATGGATTATATAAGGAGATGTGGAAACAATGCGGCGCACAGTAATAAAAAATTAGGAAAAGATGAGGCAATGCTTTGTCTTGAGAATTTGTTTATCTATTTAGATTTTATTGCGTATTGTTATTCGGATCAGTATGAAGAACATTCTTTTGATAAAACGCTCATTACTTCCCGGATTGAGAAAGCAAGGGAATCCAAAGATGCAGCGATAGCTGTAAAAACAGAATTGGCAAAAGAACAAGAAAAATCTGCCAGACAAGAGCTTGACTTGCAGAAATTAATTGCGGAAAATGCTTCTTTAAAGGAAGAATTATCTTCCCGCAGGCAGGAACAACAGCAAACATATGTTCCTAAACCGTTGGATTTATCAGAATATAAAACCAGAAAGCTATATATTGATTCTATGCTTACAGATGCAGGCTGGGTGGAAGGAAGGGATTGGAGAAATGAAGTAGAACTTTCCGGAATGCCTAACCAGTCAGAAGTCGGTTTTGCAGACTATGTTCTTTATGATGATATGCACCGCCCATTGGCGATTGTTGAGGCTAAGAGAACCTGTGTGGACGTTTCGAAGGGAAGACAGCAGGCAAAGCTTTATGCTGATCTATTAGAGCAAAAATACAAAAGAAGACCTGTTGTTTTCCTTACGAACGGATTTGAAACACATATTATTGATGGACAATATCCGGAGAGAAAATGTTCGGCTATTTATTCAAAAAGGGATTTGGAGAAATGGTTCAATTTAATGATGACAAGAACAAGTCTGAAACATGTTGTAGTGAATAAGAATATTGCCGGACGGTACTATCAGGAATCTGCAATTAAGGCGGTTTGCAGCAGTTTTGGTGAAAAGAATCGAAGGAAAGCTTTGCTTGTAATGGCAACAGGTTCCGGAAAGACAAGAACAGTCATTGCATTGTGCGACTGCCTGCTGAAAGCAGGCTGGATCAGGAATATTCTTTTTCTTGCGGATAGGAATTCACTGGTTACACAGGCGAAAAGAAGTTTTGTGAATATGCTGCCGAATTTATCGTGTACAAATCTCGTTGAAGAAAAAGATAATTACAATGCACATTGTGTTTTCTCAACTTATCAGACGATGATGAATTGCATTGATACGACATGCGATGATAAAGGAAAACTCTTCACATGTGGACACTTTGATCTTGTGATATGTGATGAGGCACATAGATCCATTTATAACAAGTACAGAGATATCTTTGCCTATTTTGATGCCCCGTTGATTGGTCTTACAGCTACACCAAAAGACGAAATTGATAAAAATACATATGAGGTTTTTGAATTAGAGAACGGTGTTCCGACATATGGATATGATCTGGCACAGGCTGTAAAAGACGGATATCTTGTTGACTACGTTTCCGTTGAATCGGAATTAAAGTTTATAGAACAGGGAATCGTATATGATGAGTTGTCAGAAGAAGACAAGCAGACATACGAGGAAACTTTTACAGATGAACATGGGAATCTGCCGGAATCAATAAGTTCGTCAGCTCTTAATACATGGATATTCAATGAGGACACGATAAAAAAGGTTTTGCATATTTTGATGACGGAGGGCATTAAGATTGATTACGGGCAGAAACTTGGTAAGACGATTATTTTTGCAAAGAATCATGACCATGCTGAAAAGATACTGGAAGTCTTTCATAAGGAGTATCCACATCTCACGGATTATGCAAAAGTAATAGATAATTATATGACGTATGCACAGAGTGCGATAGATGAGTTTTCTGATCCGAAGAAGATGCCTCAGATTGCAATTTCTGTAGATATGTTGGATACGGGGATTGATGTACCGGAAGTTTTGAACCTGGTATTTTTTAAAAAAGTAATGAGTAAAGCAAAATTTTGGCAGATGATTGGACGTGGTACAAGACTCTGCCCTGGTCTGATTGATGGAGAAGATAAGCAGAAATTTTATATCTTTGATTTTTGCAAGAATTTTGAATTTTTCCGAATGAATAAAGGAAAAGCTACGGCAAACATGATTGCGCTTCAAGGAGCGATTTTTAATTTGAAGTTTGAAATTTCCTATAAGCTTCAGGATATCGAATATCAAACTGACAGACTGATTGCATATCGTGATGCATTGGTTCAGCAAATGAGTGAAAAAGTACAAGAACTGCCAAGGGATAACTTTGCTGTACGTCAGCATTTAAAGTATGTGGATATGTATTCTTCAGAATCAAATTATAATGCGCTTACATATGAGGATACCTTGATTGTCAGAGAAGAAGTAGCGCCTTTGATGTTACCGGATGAGGATGAAGCAAGCGCTGTTCGGTTTGATGCACTGATGTATGGAATTGAATTAGCATACTTAGTTGGAAAAAGGTATTCAAAAGCCCGGTCAGATTTGCACAAAAAAGTCGCCGGAATTGCAAGTGTGGCAAATATTCCTGAAATTCAGGCACAGTCGGATCTGATCAATAAGATTTTGAATACAGATTATGTAGATAATGCCGGGATTAACGAATTTGAAGAAATCAGAGAAAAACTCCGTAATTTGATGAAGTATATTCCTTCGGGAACGAGCAAATACGTAACGAATTTTACAGATGAATTGCTTTCAACGGAATGGAAAGAATCGGAACTCGAAAATGATGAACTCAATAATTACAAGGCAAAAGCGGAGTATTATATCAGACAACATCAGGATAATATTGCAATCGCAAAATTAAAGACAAATCAACCTCTGACATCAACGGATGTTGAAACGTTAGAAGAAGTATTATGGCATGAGGTTGGTACAAAGCAGGATTATGAAAATGAATTTGGAACCAAGCCGCTTGGTGAATTTGTCCGTGAAATTGTAGGATTGGATATGAATGCCGCCAAAGAAGCATTCTCGGAGTACTTAACAAATACAAGTCTTGACAGCAGACAGATTTATTTTGTGAATCAGATAGTGGAATATATTGTTCATAATGGAATGATGAAAGATCTTTCTGTTCTTCAGGAATCACCTTTTACTGATCGGGGAAGTGTGGTGGAGATATTCACAGATTTGAACGTGTGGATGGGAATCAAGAAGGTTATAGATACAATCAATGCAAATGCGGCAGCGTAG
- the xerA gene encoding site-specific tyrosine recombinase/integron integrase translates to MEEKIVLIINKMADYLNVSQMKKLQEVLLQTFSENSVHKEETSNLEYLQLFLDAKKIEGCSARTIQYYSSTVERMLRNIEQPIRKISTEEIRKYLVDYQKINNCSKVTVDNIRRNISSFFSWLEEEDYILKSPMKRIHKIKTKQPVKETISDEAIELLRDSCECSRDLAMIDLLYSTGIRVGELVNLNISDVDFEARECIVFGKGDKERKVYFDAKAKLHLQNYLKTRADDNPALFVSLDEPHDRLKISGVEIRIRSLGRKLNMEKIHPHKFRRTMATRAIDKGMPIEQVQKILGHSQIDTTMQYAIVNQTNVKTSHQKFIA, encoded by the coding sequence ATGGAAGAAAAGATTGTATTAATTATTAACAAAATGGCAGATTATTTAAACGTTTCGCAGATGAAAAAATTGCAGGAGGTTTTATTGCAAACATTTTCGGAAAATTCTGTGCATAAAGAGGAGACTTCAAATCTTGAGTATCTACAGTTGTTTTTAGATGCGAAAAAGATTGAAGGATGTTCCGCCAGAACTATTCAATATTATAGCTCTACAGTAGAACGAATGCTTCGAAACATAGAACAACCTATACGAAAGATTTCCACGGAAGAAATCAGAAAATATCTTGTTGATTATCAGAAAATCAATAATTGCAGCAAAGTTACAGTGGACAATATTCGGCGAAATATTTCCAGTTTTTTCTCATGGTTAGAGGAAGAAGACTATATTTTGAAAAGTCCGATGAAGCGTATTCATAAAATAAAAACAAAGCAACCCGTGAAAGAAACAATTTCTGATGAAGCAATAGAATTACTTCGGGACAGTTGTGAATGTTCCAGAGATCTGGCTATGATTGATTTGCTGTATTCTACAGGAATACGTGTGGGTGAGTTAGTGAATTTAAATATTTCAGATGTAGATTTTGAAGCTAGAGAGTGTATTGTTTTTGGAAAAGGAGATAAAGAACGAAAAGTATATTTTGATGCCAAGGCTAAACTTCATCTACAAAATTATTTGAAGACAAGGGCTGATGATAATCCAGCACTTTTTGTATCATTAGATGAACCTCACGATCGGTTGAAAATTAGTGGCGTGGAAATTCGTATCCGTTCCCTTGGTAGAAAATTGAATATGGAAAAAATCCATCCCCATAAATTCCGCAGAACAATGGCAACAAGAGCTATCGATAAAGGTATGCCGATTGAACAGGTGCAAAAGATATTGGGTCACTCTCAAATAGATACGACCATGCAATATGCTATTGTAAACCAAACAAATGTAAAAACATCCCATCAAAAATTCATTGCTTAA
- a CDS encoding restriction endonuclease subunit S, whose amino-acid sequence MVKLIEITGKAISGEWGTDDETGDGIPVLRTTNFTNEGVINYSDIVTRTITKKNIDEKFLRKGDIIIEKSGGSDKFPVGRVIYFDGEDNTYLFNNFTGLLRVKNQEVWYPRYVFYSLFANYQRGGTKSFENKTTGLHNLKTDDYVSKYEVAEIDKKEQILICERLDKLYGIIKLREHELQFLDNLIKARFIEMFGDSRINSKGFRTKKGSELFKISNGKAVANDKRFEDGIPAYGGNGISWYTDEVLYEQDTIVIGRVGFQSGNVHLVKGPVWITDNAMYISDFYDDSLCLVFLCEMMKQIDFTRLQDAGDLKKVTQKPFMKMDYILPSKQLQDEYVDFVKQVDKSKVMVMDICHYYVKPR is encoded by the coding sequence ATGGTAAAATTAATTGAAATTACAGGTAAAGCCATATCTGGTGAATGGGGAACTGATGATGAAACTGGAGATGGTATCCCGGTTCTTAGAACCACCAATTTCACAAATGAAGGGGTAATTAATTACAGTGATATAGTTACCAGAACGATTACAAAGAAAAATATAGATGAAAAATTTCTCCGAAAGGGAGATATTATTATTGAAAAGTCAGGTGGAAGTGATAAGTTTCCAGTTGGAAGAGTCATTTATTTTGATGGAGAAGATAATACTTATTTATTTAATAACTTTACTGGATTACTCCGAGTAAAAAACCAAGAAGTGTGGTATCCGAGATATGTATTCTATTCTTTATTTGCAAATTATCAGCGCGGTGGTACAAAATCTTTTGAGAATAAAACGACGGGTCTTCATAATTTGAAAACGGATGATTATGTATCTAAATATGAGGTGGCTGAAATTGATAAGAAGGAACAGATTTTAATCTGTGAAAGGCTTGATAAATTATATGGAATTATAAAATTAAGAGAACATGAATTACAATTTTTAGACAATCTCATCAAAGCCCGATTTATCGAGATGTTTGGGGATTCAAGAATCAATTCAAAAGGGTTTAGGACAAAAAAAGGCAGTGAGCTATTTAAAATATCAAATGGGAAAGCTGTAGCTAACGATAAACGTTTTGAAGATGGTATCCCTGCGTATGGTGGAAATGGTATTTCTTGGTATACAGACGAGGTTTTATATGAACAAGACACAATTGTCATTGGAAGAGTCGGATTTCAGAGCGGGAATGTTCATTTGGTGAAGGGTCCTGTTTGGATTACCGATAACGCAATGTACATTAGTGACTTTTATGATGATAGTTTGTGCTTGGTTTTTCTCTGCGAAATGATGAAACAGATTGATTTTACAAGACTCCAAGATGCTGGGGATTTAAAAAAAGTCACTCAAAAACCGTTTATGAAAATGGACTATATCCTGCCATCAAAACAGTTGCAGGATGAGTATGTGGACTTTGTAAAACAAGTCGACAAATCAAAAGTTATGGTAATGGATATATGTCATTATTATGTTAAACCACGCTAA
- a CDS encoding DUF3990 domain-containing protein produces the protein MAKMTVYHGGYIPVENPKIRVGRNTKDFGEGFYCTIIKEQAQRWARRYHTKIVSIYDVRLKSDLQIKEFKEMTDEWLDFIIDCRSGKKHTYDIVIGAMANDQIYNYVSDYMDGTITREQFWVLAKFKYPTHQINFCTKEALKCLEYRGFEEVV, from the coding sequence ATGGCGAAAATGACAGTATATCATGGTGGCTATATACCGGTTGAAAATCCCAAAATTCGTGTCGGGAGAAATACAAAAGATTTTGGGGAAGGATTTTACTGCACAATTATTAAAGAACAGGCACAGAGGTGGGCAAGACGATATCATACTAAAATTGTGTCTATTTATGATGTGCGATTGAAATCTGATCTGCAAATCAAGGAATTTAAAGAAATGACGGATGAATGGCTGGATTTTATCATTGATTGTAGGAGTGGGAAGAAACATACATACGATATTGTGATCGGAGCAATGGCAAATGATCAGATCTACAATTATGTTTCTGATTATATGGATGGAACTATTACGAGAGAACAGTTTTGGGTACTGGCAAAATTTAAGTATCCGACACACCAGATTAATTTCTGTACAAAAGAAGCATTAAAATGTCTTGAATATAGAGGATTTGAGGAGGTTGTGTAA
- a CDS encoding restriction endonuclease subunit S, with amino-acid sequence MIFNDVLEIKNGRNQRRVENPDGKYPVYGSGGIMGYADDYICSAETVIIGRKGSINNPIFVDEPFWNVDTAFGLEAKREVLIPRYLYYFCKHFDFKQLNKTVTIPSLTKSDLLKIEIKLPCLSNQQSIVHRLQSVEQIIDNYYQQLEKLDELVKARFVEMFGDPVENPHGFRKVALSELAEIKIGPFGSLLHKEDYIEGGHPLLNPSHIVGGKVVPDSKLTISDKKYDELEAYHLHTDDVVMGRRGEMGRCAVVTSEGFLCGTGSLLIRTKGEVTADYIQKTISFPSFRKTIEDMAVGQTMPNLNVPIVSKFQIIKPPIEVQKRYYEFVAQVDKSKIAVQKALDQTQLLFDSLMQKYFG; translated from the coding sequence GTGATATTTAATGATGTTCTTGAAATAAAAAATGGCCGTAATCAAAGAAGGGTAGAAAATCCAGACGGAAAGTATCCTGTTTATGGTAGCGGTGGAATTATGGGATATGCAGATGATTATATTTGCAGTGCGGAAACAGTAATTATTGGGAGAAAAGGTAGCATTAACAATCCTATTTTTGTTGATGAGCCGTTTTGGAATGTTGATACGGCATTTGGTTTGGAAGCCAAACGGGAAGTGTTGATTCCTAGATATTTATACTATTTTTGCAAGCATTTTGACTTTAAACAGTTAAATAAAACTGTAACAATACCGAGTTTGACGAAATCAGATTTGTTGAAGATAGAAATTAAGCTACCATGTCTATCAAATCAGCAGTCTATTGTTCATAGATTACAAAGCGTGGAGCAAATTATTGATAATTACTATCAGCAACTTGAAAAATTGGACGAACTTGTCAAAGCCCGATTTGTCGAGATGTTTGGGGATCCAGTTGAAAATCCACATGGATTTAGAAAAGTAGCACTTTCCGAGTTGGCGGAGATAAAGATTGGTCCTTTCGGCTCATTATTGCACAAAGAAGATTACATTGAAGGTGGACATCCTCTCTTAAATCCATCGCATATAGTGGGTGGAAAAGTAGTTCCAGATAGCAAGCTGACAATATCTGATAAAAAATATGATGAACTTGAAGCATATCATTTGCATACGGACGATGTAGTTATGGGGCGTAGGGGAGAAATGGGACGTTGTGCTGTTGTTACATCTGAAGGTTTCTTATGTGGAACTGGTAGTTTGCTAATTAGAACCAAAGGTGAAGTAACAGCAGACTATATACAGAAAACAATCTCATTTCCGTCATTTAGAAAGACGATTGAAGACATGGCTGTTGGACAGACGATGCCGAACTTAAATGTTCCTATTGTGTCGAAATTCCAGATTATTAAGCCTCCAATTGAAGTGCAAAAAAGATATTATGAATTCGTTGCTCAAGTCGACAAATCAAAAATTGCCGTACAGAAAGCATTGGATCAGACACAGTTATTATTTGACAGTTTAATGCAGAAGTATTTTGGATAG